The following coding sequences are from one Thermoplasmata archaeon window:
- a CDS encoding methyltransferase domain-containing protein encodes MEGTIRSGVVRLGIAPNADAARIDVASRTDAGVSARGNVLTATSPLAGPAFLRAINGTAEDIFFNAAREVDETFRVRSATHRVYRYYLPGNERRIHHLEEGALLLGSSVDARTFGRGLPAERASLRPIESIRVHAAVRGIWIEVRAPSFVWGMVRKIVGGLLMWESGSLSSEKLRAAARGKERLSLPLAPPDALVLWEVGHLGPWEFKFERARRHQLRYRLESARRADARVHVLDALNAPEAGRSSEPDVIADPASPLSSARAKRLVRDGWDQVSLRYRSDDAAADPFRHTAAEYEPWLGPILDHVDAGAEVLDLGCGCGVPIARRLAPRYRVTGVDISDVQIERARALVPSARFIRVDMAKVAFAENMFGAVVALYSMIHLPLAEQRPLFERIYSWLMPGGFFLATLGAEAYTGIERGWLGSEATMYWSHADAGTYQQWLGELGFEPIEQAFVPEGDGGHTRFLVRKPR; translated from the coding sequence GTGGAAGGAACGATCCGATCGGGAGTCGTGCGCCTCGGCATCGCTCCGAACGCAGACGCCGCTCGCATCGATGTTGCGAGCCGTACCGACGCCGGGGTCAGCGCGCGCGGGAACGTTCTGACCGCTACGAGCCCGCTCGCGGGCCCCGCCTTCTTGCGGGCGATCAACGGAACCGCCGAGGATATCTTCTTCAACGCGGCCCGTGAGGTCGACGAAACCTTCCGCGTCCGAAGCGCGACGCACCGCGTCTATCGCTACTACTTACCCGGGAACGAGCGCCGGATCCATCACCTGGAGGAGGGCGCTCTCCTTCTCGGCTCGAGCGTCGACGCGCGTACCTTCGGCCGCGGCCTACCGGCCGAGCGGGCAAGCCTCCGGCCGATCGAATCAATCCGGGTGCACGCCGCCGTTCGCGGGATCTGGATCGAGGTGAGAGCTCCCTCGTTCGTGTGGGGGATGGTCCGCAAGATCGTCGGCGGTCTCCTGATGTGGGAGAGCGGCTCGCTGTCCTCGGAGAAGCTTCGGGCGGCTGCCCGCGGCAAGGAGCGGCTCAGCCTACCGCTCGCCCCGCCGGACGCGCTCGTCCTGTGGGAGGTCGGGCACTTGGGACCGTGGGAGTTCAAGTTCGAGCGGGCCCGCCGCCATCAACTCCGGTACCGCCTCGAGTCGGCGCGTCGGGCCGACGCTCGGGTTCATGTGCTCGACGCCCTCAACGCCCCGGAGGCCGGGCGGTCCAGCGAGCCCGACGTGATCGCGGACCCAGCCTCGCCGCTTTCGAGCGCGCGTGCGAAACGACTGGTACGAGACGGATGGGATCAGGTCTCACTTCGATACCGTTCGGATGACGCCGCAGCGGATCCGTTCCGACATACGGCCGCGGAGTATGAACCGTGGTTGGGGCCGATCCTCGATCACGTCGACGCGGGAGCGGAGGTGCTCGACCTCGGGTGTGGGTGCGGCGTCCCGATCGCCCGTCGGCTCGCGCCGAGGTATCGGGTCACGGGCGTGGATATCTCCGACGTTCAGATCGAGCGGGCGCGCGCGCTCGTTCCTTCCGCACGGTTCATCCGCGTAGACATGGCCAAGGTCGCCTTCGCCGAGAACATGTTCGGAGCGGTCGTTGCGCTCTATTCCATGATCCATCTGCCGCTCGCCGAGCAACGCCCGCTCTTCGAGCGGATCTACTCATGGCTCATGCCAGGGGGATTCTTCCTCGCCACCCTGGGAGCCGAGGCGTACACCGGTATCGAGAGAGGGTGGCTCGGATCGGAAGCAACGATGTATTGGAGCCATGCCGACGCCGGGACGTACCAGCAGTGGCTCGGGGAACTCGGGTTCGAGCCGATCGAGCAGGCGTTCGTCCCGGAAGGGGACGGCGGACACACGAGGTTCCTCGTACGCAAGCCAAGGTGA